The following proteins are co-located in the Triticum aestivum cultivar Chinese Spring chromosome 1A, IWGSC CS RefSeq v2.1, whole genome shotgun sequence genome:
- the LOC123071181 gene encoding uncharacterized protein isoform X1, with product MIGDDDHPATPPPPPSPSLGRRLLGSIRALSSAIALPTTPAAAASSSSSPSPSLGLSLLLHLKPDLHLHLHDPPPPPPSTPASASASASRLHQDQDQDQDHHHHHHHHDHVPRAKRALHLPQPPTPSPSRPPSAAAAVEHHQDQDQVQEEPCGGLLDEAALHLHLHLHLHQDQDQEGLNLLEQHKDDAAAKDDHEEEVEQGDATIDDDNAVKHHHHEVVEQSVIHDAVALAVALDDDQDKKPLIEQCTSTTSSSCQQLTTAMENDDDALVQVQDATHPRDQDIAAEGQETPEAHQLGSTENADALVQVQEEGATAVDDHDKAVDQCITYDDLGTTMEDDVAKDDQEVAEQGVIDQGYAPMDGDNSVKHHEVLLLSAAQGTRPTTHDIAAAEDQGKNVEQCTTYDDLGTTMENDVAKDDQQVVEQGVIDQGDAAIDDDNDVKHHEVLLLVAVEGTRATTDHIAAVEDQGKSVEQCTTYYDLGTTMKSDDDVDDNATVEEQEVLEEQGVVDLTMDDDDSVQDHKVLQQGIIDGTDDIAVEKQEKVLEQCSRATKDEYTVKEKEMVVEQGVIDPRYMDLATEDQVKLSIVDDQGTVPMDDIVVKDHDKAVAQYASDAIVTIKDESPVEEHDTVGNQGVIDKNGRTKDDIDVEGHGYLKEQVIVDNWGTSSDATALEGQKNEAEPRIGDAQIAGKDMDGVHAEGNMMGQRTGDKQGATQSDFTVDKHKDVVERVRHEWGAPEDDRAIDTAAYQGTGDWGIVSEEKVKLPEDDRAMDTAAYQGTGDWGTASKEKYKLPARRYPQKPRKLNCPSYMSKGTCTYGPSCHFNHPPQLKSRSDESWRPSERRNHGAAEILELNRLGLPIREGARNCDYYMRTGACRYGKNCHFNHPDHVIDAQFNPPTGWEDNALQQMEKSSDRTLDETSHMKKSSDDATLDNRSHMKKSSDDATFNDRSHLKKPSDGATLDDRSHLKKPSDGAIVDDTSYSKKSSDHDNSCSSGVLPPSIFRMLLPPQKVLPGTEGKAKKKSGWSSDDSDGCCSADSSDGPLCKQGGHVDYPERPGRPEYHHPKQSKDKEEVNYPERPGKPDCPFYMRFGDCKFASACNYHHPKDKYPAGRPDEPECPFLMKRGYCKLRAQCKFYHPEASNPTMQSPTDAKRSVTTDEHHPSTRITLQDYMLPQQPQYPERPGQPECRYYLQFGKCKYLSACIFHHPKDRLAAHSDQIGPGMPDCPFYMKTGKCQFGSACEFRHPKDIHSSSTTEEAFGERTGSGAYDSLTRSDNGVEQQEESIMYPERPGEPECNHYMRQGYCKFQMNCKYHHPGDRLSKKQYVCIEVIRTDHLSKAGTRWLPHECYQRKALS from the exons atgATCGGCGACGACGACcaccccgccaccccgccgccaccaccgtcCCCGAGCCTGGGGAGGCGGCTGCTCGGCTCCATCCGGGCCCTCTCCTCCGCCATCGCCTTGCccaccactcccgccgccgccgcctcctcctcctcctccccctcgcccAGCCTAGGACTCAGCCTCCTGCTCCACCTCAAGCCagacctccacctccacctccacgaccCACCGCCACCCCCGCCCTCAacccccgcctccgcctccgcctccgcctcccgcctcCACCAGGACCAGGACCAGGACcaggaccaccaccaccaccaccaccaccacgaccaCGTTCCCAGGGCCAAGAGGGCTCTCCACCTTCCTCAACCCCCCACGCCATCGCCATCCCGACCTCCTTCCGCTGCCGCTGCCGTGGAGCACCACCAGGACCAGGACCAGGTCCAGGAGGAGCCCTGCGGTGGCCTGTTGGATGAAgccgccctccacctccacctccacctccacctccaccaggACCAGGACCAGGAGGGCCTCAACCTCCTGGAGCAACACAAGGACGATGCTGCTGCTAAGGATGATcacgaggaggaggtggagcaagGGGATGCAACCATAGATGATGATAATGCTGTCAAACATCATCATCATGAGGTGGTGGAGCAAAGTGTAATACATGATGCCGTTGCTCTTGCTGTTGCTCTTGATGATGATCAGGACAAGAAGCCACTTATTGAGCAATGTACTAGTACCACCTCTTCCTCTTGTCAACAACTAACAACAGCCATGGagaatgatgatgatgctcttgtGCAAGTTCAAGATGCCACCCACCCAAGGGATCAAGACATTGCTGCTGAGGGACAAGAGACACCGGAAGCTCATCAGCTGGGATCAACTGAGAATGCTGATGCTCTTGTGCAAGTTCAAGAGGAAGGTGCCACTGCTGTAGATGACCATGACAAGGCAGTGGACCAATGCATCACTTATGATGACTTGGGAACAACCATGGAGGATGATGTTGCTAAGGATGATCAGGAGGTGGCGGAGCAAGGTGTCATTGACCAAGGGTATGCACCCATGGATGGTGATAATTCTGTCAAACATCACGAGGTGCTGCTGCTAAGTGCCGCGCAAGGAACGCGCCCTACCACTCATGACATTGCTGCTGCCGAGGATCAAGGAAAGAATGTGGAGCAATGCACCACTTATGATGACTTGGGAACAACCATGGAGAATGATGTAGCTAAGGATGACCAGCAGGTGGTGGAGCAAGGTGTCATTGACCAAGGGGATGCAGCCATAGATGATGACAATGATGTCAAACATCACGAGGTGCTGCTGCTAGTTGCCGTGGAAGGAACGCGCGCTACCACAGATCACATTGCTGCTGTCGAGGATCAAGGAAAGAGTGTGGAGCAATGTACCACTTATTATGACCTGGGAACAACCATgaagagtgatgatgatgtggacGATAATGCTACTGTTGAAGAACAAGAGGTGCTGGAGGAGCAAGGTGTTGTCGATTTAACCATGGATGATGATGATTCTGTCCAAGATCACAAGGTGTTGCAGCAAGGTATCATTGACGGAACCGATGACATTGCTGTTGAGAAGCAAGAGAAAGTGCTGGAGCAATGTTCAAGAGCAACCAAGGATGAGTACACTGTCAAAGAAAAGGAGATGGTGGTGGAGCAAGGTGTCATTGACCCAAGGTACATGGATCTTGCCACGGAAGATCAGGTTAAGTTGTCGATCGTAGACGACCAGGGTACAGTGcccatggatgatattgtggtgaaagaCCATGATAAGGCGGTGGCGCAATATGCCAGCGATGCAATAGTAACAATCAAGGATGAGAGTCCTGTGGAGGAACATGATACGGTGGGGAATCAAGGTGTCATCGACAAAAATGGCAGAACCAAGGATGATATTGATGTGGAGGGACATGGCTATCTGAAGGAACAGGTCATCGTCGATAACTGGGGTACATCCAGTGATGCTACTGCTTTGGAAGGTCAGAAGAATGAGGCTGAGCCACGCATCGGTGATGCACAGATAGCAGGCAAGGACATGGATGGTGTTCATGCTGAGGGGAACATGATGGGGCAAAGGACCGGCGATAAACAGGGAGCAACACAGTCTGATTTCACTGTTGATAAGCACAAGGATGTAGTGGAGCGTGTCCGCCATGAGTGGGGTGCACCTGAGGATGATCGTGCTATAGACACGGCAGCTTATCAAGGTACCGGCGATTGGGGTATAGTTAGCGAGGAGAAGGTTAAGCTGCCTGAGGATGATCGTGCTATGGACACGGCAGCTTATCAAGGTACCGGAGATTGGGGTACAGCTAGCAAGGAGAAGTATAAGCTGCCTGCTAGAAGATATCCACAAAAGCCCAGAAAACTTAACTGCCCCTCTTACATGTCAAAAGGGACCTGCACATACGGGCCCTCATGCCACTTCAATCACCCACCG CAGCTTAAATCTAGGTCAGATGAATCATGGCGTCCCTCTGAAAGAAGAAACCATGGCGCTGCAGAAATTCTGGAACTGAACCGCCTTGGCCTTCCCATTCGAGAA GGAGCAAGAAACTGTGACTACTATATGCGAACTGGTGCTTGCAGATATGGCAAAAACTGCCATTTTAACCATCCAGACCATGTCATTGATGCTCAGTTCAATCCACCAACAGGGTGGGAGGATAATGCTTTGCAGCAAATGGAGAAATCTTCTGACCGTACATTAGATGAGACATCACACATGAAGAAATCTTCCGATGATGCGACCTTAGATAACAGATCACACATGAAGAAATCTTCCGATGATGCGACCTTCAATGACAGATCACACTTGAAGAAACCTTCTGATGGTGCGACCTTAGATGACAGATCACACTTGAAGAAACCTTCTGATGGTGCGATCGTAGATGACACATCATACTCAAAGAAGTCTTCTGACCATGACAACTCATGTAGCTCTGGTGTCCTGCCACCAAGCATATTTAGAATGCTTCTACCTCCCCAAAAAGTACTGCCTGGTACGGAAGGAAAGGCGAAAAAG AAGTCAGGCTGGTCATCAGACGATTCCGATGGTTGCTGTTCAGCAGATAGTTCAGATGGACCTTTGTGCAAGCAGGGGGGGCACGTGGATTACCCTGAGAGGCCTGGCAGACCAGAATATCACCACCCAAAACAGTCAAAAGACAAAGAAGAGGTAAACTATCCTGAGAGGCCTGGCAAACCAGATTGCCCCTTCTACATGAGATTTGGTGATTGTAAATTTGCATCAGCATGCAACTATCACCACCCAAAAGACAAATACCCAGCTGGGAGACCTGATGAACCAGAATGCCCATTCCTTATGAAGCGTGGGTACTGTAAACTTAGGGCACAATGTAAGTTTTATCACCCAGAGGCTTCAAATCCTACCATGCAGAGCCCAACAGATGCAAAAAGATCTGTTACCACTGATGAACATCATCCATCTACAAGAATCACATTACAAGACTATATGCTTCCCCAGCAACCGCAGTATCCCGAGAGACCTGGTCAGCCAGAGTGCCGGTACTACTTGCAGTTTGGGAAATGCAAATATCTGTCTGCTTGTATATTTCACCATCCAAAAGATAGACTTGCAGCTCACTCTGATCAGATTGGACCTGGCATGCCAGATTGTCCTTTCTATATGAAAACTGGGAAATGTCAATTTGGATCAGCATGTGAATTTCGTCATCCCAAAGATATACATTCAAGTTCAACTACAGAG GAAGCATTTGGTGAGAGAACTGGCTCGGGGGCGTACGATAGTTTGACAAGGTCAGATAATGGTGTGGAGCAACAAGAAGAGAGCATCATGTATCCTGAGAGGCCCGGTGAACCTGAGTGTAACCACTACATGAGGCAGGGCTACTGTAAGTTCCAGATGAACTGCAAGTACCATCATCCAGGAGACCGGCTGTCTAAGAaacagtatgtatgtat TGAAGTCATCCGCACCGACCACTTGAGCAAAGCAGGGACACGCTGGTTACCGCACGAATGCTACCAACGGAAAG CATTGTCTTGA
- the LOC123071181 gene encoding uncharacterized protein isoform X4 encodes MIGDDDHPATPPPPPSPSLGRRLLGSIRALSSAIALPTTPAAAASSSSSPSPSLGLSLLLHLKPDLHLHLHDPPPPPPSTPASASASASRLHQDQDQDQDHHHHHHHHDHVPRAKRALHLPQPPTPSPSRPPSAAAAVEHHQDQDQVQEEPCGGLLDEAALHLHLHLHLHQDQDQEGLNLLEQHKDDAAAKDDHEEEVEQGDATIDDDNAVKHHHHEVVEQSVIHDAVALAVALDDDQDKKPLIEQCTSTTSSSCQQLTTAMENDDDALVQVQDATHPRDQDIAAEGQETPEAHQLGSTENADALVQVQEEGATAVDDHDKAVDQCITYDDLGTTMEDDVAKDDQEVAEQGVIDQGYAPMDGDNSVKHHEVLLLSAAQGTRPTTHDIAAAEDQGKNVEQCTTYDDLGTTMENDVAKDDQQVVEQGVIDQGDAAIDDDNDVKHHEVLLLVAVEGTRATTDHIAAVEDQGKSVEQCTTYYDLGTTMKSDDDVDDNATVEEQEVLEEQGVVDLTMDDDDSVQDHKVLQQGIIDGTDDIAVEKQEKVLEQCSRATKDEYTVKEKEMVVEQGVIDPRYMDLATEDQVKLSIVDDQGTVPMDDIVVKDHDKAVAQYASDAIVTIKDESPVEEHDTVGNQGVIDKNGRTKDDIDVEGHGYLKEQVIVDNWGTSSDATALEGQKNEAEPRIGDAQIAGKDMDGVHAEGNMMGQRTGDKQGATQSDFTVDKHKDVVERVRHEWGAPEDDRAIDTAAYQGTGDWGIVSEEKVKLPEDDRAMDTAAYQGTGDWGTASKEKYKLPARRYPQKPRKLNCPSYMSKGTCTYGPSCHFNHPPQLKSRSDESWRPSERRNHGAAEILELNRLGLPIREGARNCDYYMRTGACRYGKNCHFNHPDHVIDAQFNPPTGWEDNALQQMEKSSDRTLDETSHMKKSSDDATLDNRSHMKKSSDDATFNDRSHLKKPSDGATLDDRSHLKKPSDGAIVDDTSYSKKSSDHDNSCSSGVLPPSIFRMLLPPQKVLPGTEGKAKKKSGWSSDDSDGCCSADSSDGPLCKQGGHVDYPERPGRPEYHHPKQSKDKEEVNYPERPGKPDCPFYMRFGDCKFASACNYHHPKDKYPAGRPDEPECPFLMKRGYCKLRAQCKFYHPEASNPTMQSPTDAKRSVTTDEHHPSTRITLQDYMLPQQPQYPERPGQPECRYYLQFGKCKYLSACIFHHPKDRLAAHSDQIGPGMPDCPFYMKTGKCQFGSACEFRHPKDIHSSSTTEEAFGERTGSGAYDSLTRSDNGVEQQEESIMYPERPGEPECNHYMRQGYCKFQMNCKYHHPGDRLSKKQYVLKSSAPTT; translated from the exons atgATCGGCGACGACGACcaccccgccaccccgccgccaccaccgtcCCCGAGCCTGGGGAGGCGGCTGCTCGGCTCCATCCGGGCCCTCTCCTCCGCCATCGCCTTGCccaccactcccgccgccgccgcctcctcctcctcctccccctcgcccAGCCTAGGACTCAGCCTCCTGCTCCACCTCAAGCCagacctccacctccacctccacgaccCACCGCCACCCCCGCCCTCAacccccgcctccgcctccgcctccgcctcccgcctcCACCAGGACCAGGACCAGGACcaggaccaccaccaccaccaccaccaccacgaccaCGTTCCCAGGGCCAAGAGGGCTCTCCACCTTCCTCAACCCCCCACGCCATCGCCATCCCGACCTCCTTCCGCTGCCGCTGCCGTGGAGCACCACCAGGACCAGGACCAGGTCCAGGAGGAGCCCTGCGGTGGCCTGTTGGATGAAgccgccctccacctccacctccacctccacctccaccaggACCAGGACCAGGAGGGCCTCAACCTCCTGGAGCAACACAAGGACGATGCTGCTGCTAAGGATGATcacgaggaggaggtggagcaagGGGATGCAACCATAGATGATGATAATGCTGTCAAACATCATCATCATGAGGTGGTGGAGCAAAGTGTAATACATGATGCCGTTGCTCTTGCTGTTGCTCTTGATGATGATCAGGACAAGAAGCCACTTATTGAGCAATGTACTAGTACCACCTCTTCCTCTTGTCAACAACTAACAACAGCCATGGagaatgatgatgatgctcttgtGCAAGTTCAAGATGCCACCCACCCAAGGGATCAAGACATTGCTGCTGAGGGACAAGAGACACCGGAAGCTCATCAGCTGGGATCAACTGAGAATGCTGATGCTCTTGTGCAAGTTCAAGAGGAAGGTGCCACTGCTGTAGATGACCATGACAAGGCAGTGGACCAATGCATCACTTATGATGACTTGGGAACAACCATGGAGGATGATGTTGCTAAGGATGATCAGGAGGTGGCGGAGCAAGGTGTCATTGACCAAGGGTATGCACCCATGGATGGTGATAATTCTGTCAAACATCACGAGGTGCTGCTGCTAAGTGCCGCGCAAGGAACGCGCCCTACCACTCATGACATTGCTGCTGCCGAGGATCAAGGAAAGAATGTGGAGCAATGCACCACTTATGATGACTTGGGAACAACCATGGAGAATGATGTAGCTAAGGATGACCAGCAGGTGGTGGAGCAAGGTGTCATTGACCAAGGGGATGCAGCCATAGATGATGACAATGATGTCAAACATCACGAGGTGCTGCTGCTAGTTGCCGTGGAAGGAACGCGCGCTACCACAGATCACATTGCTGCTGTCGAGGATCAAGGAAAGAGTGTGGAGCAATGTACCACTTATTATGACCTGGGAACAACCATgaagagtgatgatgatgtggacGATAATGCTACTGTTGAAGAACAAGAGGTGCTGGAGGAGCAAGGTGTTGTCGATTTAACCATGGATGATGATGATTCTGTCCAAGATCACAAGGTGTTGCAGCAAGGTATCATTGACGGAACCGATGACATTGCTGTTGAGAAGCAAGAGAAAGTGCTGGAGCAATGTTCAAGAGCAACCAAGGATGAGTACACTGTCAAAGAAAAGGAGATGGTGGTGGAGCAAGGTGTCATTGACCCAAGGTACATGGATCTTGCCACGGAAGATCAGGTTAAGTTGTCGATCGTAGACGACCAGGGTACAGTGcccatggatgatattgtggtgaaagaCCATGATAAGGCGGTGGCGCAATATGCCAGCGATGCAATAGTAACAATCAAGGATGAGAGTCCTGTGGAGGAACATGATACGGTGGGGAATCAAGGTGTCATCGACAAAAATGGCAGAACCAAGGATGATATTGATGTGGAGGGACATGGCTATCTGAAGGAACAGGTCATCGTCGATAACTGGGGTACATCCAGTGATGCTACTGCTTTGGAAGGTCAGAAGAATGAGGCTGAGCCACGCATCGGTGATGCACAGATAGCAGGCAAGGACATGGATGGTGTTCATGCTGAGGGGAACATGATGGGGCAAAGGACCGGCGATAAACAGGGAGCAACACAGTCTGATTTCACTGTTGATAAGCACAAGGATGTAGTGGAGCGTGTCCGCCATGAGTGGGGTGCACCTGAGGATGATCGTGCTATAGACACGGCAGCTTATCAAGGTACCGGCGATTGGGGTATAGTTAGCGAGGAGAAGGTTAAGCTGCCTGAGGATGATCGTGCTATGGACACGGCAGCTTATCAAGGTACCGGAGATTGGGGTACAGCTAGCAAGGAGAAGTATAAGCTGCCTGCTAGAAGATATCCACAAAAGCCCAGAAAACTTAACTGCCCCTCTTACATGTCAAAAGGGACCTGCACATACGGGCCCTCATGCCACTTCAATCACCCACCG CAGCTTAAATCTAGGTCAGATGAATCATGGCGTCCCTCTGAAAGAAGAAACCATGGCGCTGCAGAAATTCTGGAACTGAACCGCCTTGGCCTTCCCATTCGAGAA GGAGCAAGAAACTGTGACTACTATATGCGAACTGGTGCTTGCAGATATGGCAAAAACTGCCATTTTAACCATCCAGACCATGTCATTGATGCTCAGTTCAATCCACCAACAGGGTGGGAGGATAATGCTTTGCAGCAAATGGAGAAATCTTCTGACCGTACATTAGATGAGACATCACACATGAAGAAATCTTCCGATGATGCGACCTTAGATAACAGATCACACATGAAGAAATCTTCCGATGATGCGACCTTCAATGACAGATCACACTTGAAGAAACCTTCTGATGGTGCGACCTTAGATGACAGATCACACTTGAAGAAACCTTCTGATGGTGCGATCGTAGATGACACATCATACTCAAAGAAGTCTTCTGACCATGACAACTCATGTAGCTCTGGTGTCCTGCCACCAAGCATATTTAGAATGCTTCTACCTCCCCAAAAAGTACTGCCTGGTACGGAAGGAAAGGCGAAAAAG AAGTCAGGCTGGTCATCAGACGATTCCGATGGTTGCTGTTCAGCAGATAGTTCAGATGGACCTTTGTGCAAGCAGGGGGGGCACGTGGATTACCCTGAGAGGCCTGGCAGACCAGAATATCACCACCCAAAACAGTCAAAAGACAAAGAAGAGGTAAACTATCCTGAGAGGCCTGGCAAACCAGATTGCCCCTTCTACATGAGATTTGGTGATTGTAAATTTGCATCAGCATGCAACTATCACCACCCAAAAGACAAATACCCAGCTGGGAGACCTGATGAACCAGAATGCCCATTCCTTATGAAGCGTGGGTACTGTAAACTTAGGGCACAATGTAAGTTTTATCACCCAGAGGCTTCAAATCCTACCATGCAGAGCCCAACAGATGCAAAAAGATCTGTTACCACTGATGAACATCATCCATCTACAAGAATCACATTACAAGACTATATGCTTCCCCAGCAACCGCAGTATCCCGAGAGACCTGGTCAGCCAGAGTGCCGGTACTACTTGCAGTTTGGGAAATGCAAATATCTGTCTGCTTGTATATTTCACCATCCAAAAGATAGACTTGCAGCTCACTCTGATCAGATTGGACCTGGCATGCCAGATTGTCCTTTCTATATGAAAACTGGGAAATGTCAATTTGGATCAGCATGTGAATTTCGTCATCCCAAAGATATACATTCAAGTTCAACTACAGAG GAAGCATTTGGTGAGAGAACTGGCTCGGGGGCGTACGATAGTTTGACAAGGTCAGATAATGGTGTGGAGCAACAAGAAGAGAGCATCATGTATCCTGAGAGGCCCGGTGAACCTGAGTGTAACCACTACATGAGGCAGGGCTACTGTAAGTTCCAGATGAACTGCAAGTACCATCATCCAGGAGACCGGCTGTCTAAGAaacagtatgtat TGAAGTCATCCGCACCGACCACTTGA